One genomic window of Solanum dulcamara chromosome 10, daSolDulc1.2, whole genome shotgun sequence includes the following:
- the LOC129870497 gene encoding uncharacterized protein LOC129870497 — MEIVESILELPVQDPPGEDFSASDLSWIKFGNEERHDDVALIHYDRVDAFIIGECCNVEFPTRFHIERGRKRSKGSLKEYKHDEYLEYRLYWCSFGPENYGEGGGILPSRRYRLNTRNRAARPQSMRGCTCHFIVKRLYARPSLALLIYNNRRHVNKSGFVCHGPLDRDAIGPGAKKIPYICNEIQQQTMSMIYLGIPEENVLAKHIEGIQRYCGSDAKVNSLAAQYVHKLGMIIKRSTHELDLDDQASIRLWVERNKKSVFFYQDTSENDPFILGIQTEWQLQQMIRFGHCSLIAADSTFGIKKLKYPLCTLLVFDSRQHALPVAWIITRTIAKPDVSKWMKALNDRVHAVDPTWKVNGFLIDDAAAEIDPIREIFSCPVLFSLWRIRRSWLRNIIKKCSNIEDQRDIFKRLGNIVYSIWDGSDPFVALEELSQDFVDQMAFLQYFKATWVPKFEMWLTTMKTLPLASQEASGAIEAYHVKLKVRLYDDSHLGALQRVDWLVHKLTTELHSSYWLDRYADESDSFQNVKAEYIATTSWRRALQIPDAAVTLDCKDNSFAKVLSQKDSTIARLVWNPGSEFAHCDCEWSMQGNLCKHVIKVNMICGNLESYRPSMSFQSFNEILDSLSKKPVDDSIALDLSTAWTHQMLDQIRKLVELNQSNDIGTIVNNMPLRWVAKKGRTSVGRPSALALLPSSINNNSSSSAAKKKQKRKRLSRLC, encoded by the exons ATGGAGATAGTTGAGTCCATTCTTGAACTCCCCGTGCAAGATCCGCCCGGTGAAGACTTCTCAGCATCTGATTTGAGTTGGATCAAATTCGGAAATGAAGAACGTCATGATGATGTTGCCCTTATTCATTATGATCGAGTTGATGCTTTTATCATTGGAGAGTGTTGTAATGTGGAATTCCCAACAAGGTTTCACATAGAGAGGGGAAGGAAAAGAAGCAAAGGCAGTTTAAAGGAGTATAAGCATGATGAATATTTGGAGTACAGGCT GTATTGGTGTTCCTTTGGCCCGGAAAATTATGGAGAAGGTGGTGGTATTTTACCAAGTCGACGATATCGGCTTAACACTCGAAACCGTGCCGCTAGACCCCAGTCCATGAGGGGCTGCACTTGTCATTTTATAGTGAAGCGTTTGTATGCCCGTCCATCTCTTGCACTTCTTATATATAACAACAGGCGTCATGTTAACAAGTCCGGTTTTGTATGCCATGGGCCACTTGATAGAGATGCTATTGGCCCTGGTGCAAAAAAGATTCCTTACATTTGCAATGAGATTCAACAGCAAACTATGTCTATGATCTATCTTGGCATTCCTGAGGAGAATGTTTTGGCAAAGCATATAGAGGGTATTCAACGCTACTGTGGTTCTGATGCCAAAGTGAACAGCCTTGCTGCTCAGTATGTCCACAAACTTGGCATGATTATTAAAAGATCTACTCATGAGTTGGATTTAGATGATCAAGCTAGCATAAGATTGTGGGTCGAGCGCAATAAGAAGTCTGTTTTCTTTTATCAGGATACATCAGAAAATGATCCATTCATCTTGGGTATCCAAACTGAATGGCAGTTACAACAAATGATTCGTTTTGGGCACTGTAGTCTCATAGCAGCTGATTCAACATTTGGTATAAAGAAACTAAAG TATCCTTTGTGCACACTTCTTGTGTTTGACTCAAGACAGCACGCCCTTCCTGTTGCTTGGATCATCACCCGCACAATTGCCAAGCCTGATGTGAGTAAATGGATGAAAGCTCTAAATGATCGTGTCCATGCGGTTGATCCAACATGGAAAGTCAACGGTTTTCTAATTGACGATGCTGCAGCAGAAATTGACCCCATAAG GGAGATATTTTCATGTCCAGTTCTATTTTCACTTTGGCGGATCCGTAGATCATGGTTGAGAAATATCATCAAGAAATGTAGTAATATTGAAGATCAAAGAGATATATTTAAGCGTCTAGGAAACATAGTGTACAGCATTTGGGATGGAAGTGATCCTTTTGTTGCTTTAGAAGAACTTTCTCAAGATTTTGTTGATCAAATGGCCTTCTTGCAGTATTTCAAAGCCACATGGGTGCCTAAATTTG AAATGTGGCTTACTACAATGAAGACATTACCTCTTGCGAGCCAGGAAGCATCTGGTGCAATAGAAGCATATCATGTCAAGCTGAAAGTCAGACTATATGATGATTCACATCTTGGAGCACTCCAGAGGGTTGATTGGTTAGTTCACAAATTGACAACTGAGTTACACTCTAGCTACTGGCTTGACCGATATGCAGATGAGAGTGATTCTTTTCAAAATGTGAAGGCAGAGTATATTGCCACCACTTCTTGGCGTAGAGCTCTGCAGATTCCTGATGCTGCTGTGACCTTGGATTGCAAGGATAACTCCTTCGCAAAAGTTTTGAGCCAGAAAGACAGCACTATAGCACGACTAGTTTGGAATCCTGGATCGGAATTTGCCCATTGTGATTGTGAATGGTCAATGCAAGGAAATCTGTGCAAGCATGTTATTAAAGTCAATATGATATGTGGGAATCTTGAATCTTATCGACCTTCTATGTCATTTCAATCATTCAATGAGATTCTAGATAGTCTGTCAAAAAAACCGGTGGATGATTCAATCGCATTGGATTTGTCAACAGCATGGACGCATCAGATGCTTGATCAAATTCGGAAGCTTGTTGAGCTAAACCAGTCTAATGATATTGGCACCATAGTAAATAATATGCCTTTGAGATGGGTTGCTAAAAAGGGCAGAACATCTGTTGGCAGACCATCAGCTCTTGCTCTTCTCCCCTCCAGCATCAACAATAATTCAAGTAGTTCTGCTGCTAAAAAGAAGCAAAAACGGAAGAGATTATCAAGATTATGCTGA
- the LOC129870764 gene encoding protein LIGHT-DEPENDENT SHORT HYPOCOTYLS 1-like — translation MDFANIVDPSNNVNTLSTPPLSRYENQKRRDWNTFCQYLRNHHPLMSLLHCNSIHVLEFLRYLDQFGKTKVHNQLCPFFGVRDPPAPCACPLRQAWGSLDALIGRLRAAYEEHGGNSEMNPFGARAVKLFLRDVRNFQSKSRGISYDKKRKRSRTNQKNIIAMEEVHQNIHDDNNVGANLCGQANIAIE, via the exons ATGGATTTTGCTAATATTGTTGATCCGAGTAACAACGTTAACACTCTCTCAACTCCTCCGTTGAGTCGATATGAGAACCAAAAACGTCGTGATTGGAACACGTTCTGTCAGTATTTAAgaaatcatcatcccttaatGTCACTTCTTCATTGCAACAGCATTCATGTTCTGGAATTTCTAAG GTACTTGGACCAGTTCGGTAAGACTAAAGTTCATAACCAACTTTGCCCCTTTTTCGGGGTACGAGATCCTCCAGCACCCTGTGCTTGCCCTTTAAGGCAAGCATGGGGAAGTCTGGACGCTCTTATAGGGCGTCTTCGTGCTGCTTACGAAGAACATGGAGGGAATTCGGAAATGAACCCGTTTGGGGCTCGAGCAGTTAAGCTATTTTTACGCGATGTTCGTAATTTTCAATCAAAGTCTAGAGGAATTAGCTAtgacaaaaaaaggaaaagatcaAGAACAAATCAGAAAAATATAATAGCAATGGAAGAAGTTCATCAGAATATTCATGATGATAATAATGTAGGTGCAAATCTTTGTGGACAGGCTAATATTGCTATTGAGTAA